Proteins found in one Desulfallas thermosapovorans DSM 6562 genomic segment:
- a CDS encoding ATP-binding protein gives MIQNPDFDHLSFEERFGLLVEQEWTYRQNKRLARLLKQAKLRLPACLEDINYHQPRGLDRGLVRSLGTCRWITMHQNVIITGPTGVGKSYIACALGNAACRQGHYSIHDTTPAPLNPRDCISTSFNIKCSSGESTAPSSSM, from the coding sequence GTGATACAGAACCCTGACTTCGATCACCTTTCCTTTGAGGAACGGTTCGGTCTGTTGGTGGAGCAGGAGTGGACCTACCGGCAGAACAAACGCCTGGCCCGGCTGCTAAAACAGGCTAAATTAAGATTACCAGCCTGTCTGGAGGATATAAACTATCACCAGCCGCGTGGCCTTGACCGGGGGCTGGTGAGAAGCCTGGGTACTTGTCGCTGGATAACCATGCACCAGAACGTAATCATCACCGGCCCCACGGGAGTGGGTAAATCGTATATCGCTTGTGCGCTGGGCAATGCCGCCTGCCGGCAGGGCCATTATTCGATACATGATACTACACCGGCCCCTTTAAATCCACGTGACTGCATTTCCACTTCTTTTAACATCAAGTGCTCCTCGGGAGAAAGCACTGCCCCGTCCTCTTCCATGTGA
- a CDS encoding type II toxin-antitoxin system YafQ family toxin: MRFVTTERFERSFSRLSNQHALAVEKAVRMLTENSKHPSLRVKRVKGTKDIWEASATRSLRITFRFLAQDFIQLRNVGTHEQVFRPPY; the protein is encoded by the coding sequence ATGCGCTTTGTTACCACGGAAAGATTTGAGCGGTCATTTAGTCGTTTAAGTAATCAACATGCATTGGCGGTAGAAAAGGCGGTAAGGATGTTGACTGAAAACAGTAAACATCCTTCTTTACGTGTAAAGCGCGTCAAAGGAACCAAAGACATTTGGGAAGCCAGCGCCACAAGGTCATTAAGAATAACATTTCGATTTTTAGCGCAAGATTTTATTCAACTTAGAAATGTTGGCACTCATGAACAAGTTTTCAGACCGCCATATTAA
- a CDS encoding ArsR/SmtB family transcription factor — protein MNINNFVKILKALGEPTRLKILKLLSIRPMYVCELESVLQMSQPRISQHLRTMKEAGLVTEKKEAQRIFYSLQIDYIDENFNNLIKFFHTQLDELPEFKEESLRLKQLESDMDISLCKEGKTQVISLKQEA, from the coding sequence ATGAACATCAACAATTTTGTCAAAATTCTCAAGGCCCTGGGGGAACCGACCCGGTTAAAAATATTAAAACTGCTATCCATTAGGCCCATGTACGTTTGTGAGCTGGAATCGGTGCTGCAAATGAGTCAGCCAAGGATTTCGCAACATTTACGGACCATGAAAGAAGCGGGTCTGGTCACCGAAAAAAAAGAGGCCCAGCGTATATTTTATAGCCTGCAAATTGATTACATTGATGAGAACTTTAATAATCTAATCAAATTTTTTCATACCCAATTGGATGAGCTACCGGAATTTAAAGAAGAATCTCTGCGTTTAAAACAGTTGGAAAGCGACATGGACATATCACTATGTAAAGAAGGAAAAACGCAGGTGATATCCTTGAAGCAGGAAGCCTAA